A window of the Scleropages formosus chromosome 21, fSclFor1.1, whole genome shotgun sequence genome harbors these coding sequences:
- the cav2 gene encoding caveolin-2, whose protein sequence is MGLENEKSETSVIMSEDEFTRSFEPFLNTKSSRALPDRDPRDINAHLKISFEDVIAEPNAIHSFDKVWVGSSAGFELIKYLSYRALTTLLAVPLSFVAGLLFALLSCVHIWVLMPGLKSCLLVLPSLQKVWDSLLDTFVAPLSQSAGKCLSTIDMKGIPN, encoded by the exons ATGGGGCTGGAGAACGAGAAATCCGAGACGAGCGTCATCATGTCCGAAGATGAGTTCACCAGGTCGTTCGAACCCTTTCTGAACACGAAGAGCAGTCGAGCGCTACCGGACCGAGATCCGCGCGACATTAACGCGCATTTGAAG ATCAGCTTCGAGGACGTGATCGCGGAGCCGAATGCCATCCACAGTTTTGATAAAGTGTGGGTCGGAAGCAGCGCGGGCTTCGAGCTCATTAAGTACCTGTCGTACCGCGCGCTCACGACGCTGCTCGCCGTCCCGCTGTCTTTCGTGGCCGGGCTTCTCTTCGCGCTGCTCAGCTGTGTACACATCTG GGTGCTGATGCCAGGCCTGAAGAGCTGTCTCCTGGTGTTGCCCAGCCTCCAGAAGGTCTGGGACAGTTTGCTGGACACTTTCGTGGCTCCGCTCTCCCAAAGCGCAGGAAAGTGTCTGTCTACGATTGACATGAAGGGCATCCCCAACTGA
- the LOC108918617 gene encoding testin-like produces the protein MELEKEMKKMTLGHEIGAGAMCLKCKDKCEGFELHFWRKICRNCKCGLEDHDVQTDLVEDKKVGKLFEDTKYTGVIHKLKAEGVPTPRGDVATTTATAAPVAPAKKSTAVTYEWTPPVVNPILAVRYIELLPQEKRPVAGTEGAAYRKKQLAKQLPEHDQDPTKCHELSPGEVKQMQQYVKKYKEEALGVGDLALPEEMKAPPSNSTQPPAAGAGGAGDGGRGTAAAVGALGAPLVPSPQAGLAKGQAYSCHRCQLAMKPGDPAVYAERAGYDKLWHPACFVCCTCTELLVDMIYFWKKGQLYCGRHYGDSEKPRCGGCDELIFSNEYTQAEGQNWHLKHFCCFDCDCVLAGETYVMEKDKPVCKPCYMKSHAVHCSTCGAAVEPEAQRVTYGEYSWHAEPTCFLCSGCSKCLIGQRFMAVRAKLFCSVECRKKTSA, from the exons aTGACCCTGGGCCATGAGATTGGTGCTGGAGCGATGTGTTTGAAGTGCAAAGACAAATGCGAAGGGTTTGAGCTGCACTTCTGGAG GAAGATCTGCCGAAACTGCAAATGCGGCCTTGAGGACCACGATGTGCAGACGGACTTGGTGGAGGACAAGAAAGTGGGAAAGCTGTTTGAGGACACCAAGTACACCGGCGTGATCCACAAGCTGAAGGCTGAGGGGGTGCCCACCCCCAGGGGAGATGTGGCCACGACCACAGCAACGGCCGCTCCCGTTGCTCCTGCCAAAAAGAGTACGGCTGTCACCTACGAGTGGACTCCACCTGTCGTCAATCCAATCCTG GCAGTGCGCTACATTGAATTGCTGCCCCAGGAGAAGCGCCCTGTTGCGGGCACTGAGGGTGCTGCCTACCGCAAGAAGCAGCTGGCCAAGCAGCTGCCCGAGCATGACCAAGACCCCACAAAATGCCACGAGCTGTCACCTGGGGAGGTCAAACAGATGCAGCAGTATGTTAAGAAGTACAAGGAGGAGGCCCTCGGTGTGGGTGATCTCGCGCTGCCCGAGGAGATGAAGGCACCGCCGTCAAATTCCACCCAGCCTCCAGCAGCAGGTGCCGGAGGTGCCGGTGATGGAGGCAGGGGAACTGCCGCCGCTGTGGGTGCGCTGGGAGCTCCGCTTGTGCCGAGTCCTCAGGCTGGTCTGGCGAAAGGGCAAGCTTAT tCCTGCCACCGCTGTCAGCTGGCCATGAAGCCGGGTGATCCGGCTGTGTATGCAGAGCGTGCCGGATATGACAAACTGTGGCACCCGGCCTGCTTCGTGTGCTGCACCTGTACCGAGCTGCTCGTCGACATGATCTACTTCTGGAAGAAGGGCCAGCTGTACTGCGGCCGACACTATGGCGACAGCGAGAAGCCCCGCTGCGGAGGCTGCGATGAG CTCATCTTCAGCAATGAATACACGCAGGCAGAGGGCCAGAACTGGCACCTGAAGCACTTCTGCTGCTTTGACTGTGATTGCGTGCTTGCTGGGGAGACCTACGTCATGGAGAAGGACAAGCCTGTCTGCAAGCCCTGCTACATGAAGAGCCATGCTGTG CATTGCAGTACCTGCGGCGCTGCGGTGGAGCCTGAGGCCCAGCGTGTCACCTACGGGGAGTACAGCTGGCACGCCGAGCCAAcctgcttcctgtgctctggctGTTCCAAGTGCTTGATCGGCCAGCGTTTCATGGCTGTGCGGGCAAAGCTCTTCTGCTCCGTGGAGTGTCGGAAGAAGACTAGCGCCTAG